The proteins below are encoded in one region of Micromonospora pisi:
- a CDS encoding ABC transporter permease subunit → MNLYTTELRRIFKRRLTRIMLVLLVLGLGGIAVAFTVNSHKVGPAQVAAAEARAEAEYQQQVKYHEESVRGCEAAKAVGAGTDRYPPDCGREWAPTRENFQAEWFMPYQFDFRAEFGVFISIFAGILALFGFVVGASYIGAEWHSGGMTNLLLWRPKRLTVLFTKLGALLTTLLGLSLVLGALWTAAFWLIGRFDGVTGKLTQGVWQSFALSGLRAVGLVLAVGAIAFGLASLGRHTAMALGVAVGVAVVSEIGIRTVMAIIGTPFGDRYVLSSYALAWFEKEWKLFDYNACNFQQGECTPGELVLTWQDSGLVFGVGTAIVLAAAIWAMRSRDVT, encoded by the coding sequence ATGAACCTCTACACGACAGAGCTGCGCCGCATCTTCAAGCGCCGGCTCACCAGGATCATGCTCGTCCTGCTCGTCCTCGGGCTCGGTGGCATCGCCGTCGCCTTCACCGTGAACAGCCACAAGGTCGGACCGGCCCAGGTCGCCGCCGCCGAGGCCAGGGCCGAGGCGGAGTACCAGCAGCAGGTGAAGTACCACGAGGAGTCCGTACGCGGCTGTGAGGCGGCCAAGGCGGTCGGGGCGGGCACGGACCGGTACCCGCCGGACTGCGGACGGGAGTGGGCCCCGACCCGGGAGAACTTCCAGGCGGAGTGGTTCATGCCGTACCAGTTCGACTTCCGCGCAGAGTTCGGCGTCTTCATCTCCATCTTCGCCGGCATCCTGGCGCTCTTCGGCTTCGTCGTCGGGGCGTCCTACATCGGCGCCGAGTGGCACAGCGGTGGGATGACGAACCTCCTGCTCTGGCGCCCGAAACGGCTGACCGTGCTCTTCACCAAGCTGGGCGCGCTGCTCACCACCCTCCTCGGCCTCAGCCTGGTGCTCGGTGCACTGTGGACAGCGGCGTTCTGGTTGATCGGCCGCTTCGACGGGGTGACCGGCAAACTGACCCAGGGGGTCTGGCAGTCGTTCGCGCTCTCCGGACTCCGCGCGGTCGGCCTGGTGCTGGCGGTCGGCGCGATCGCCTTCGGCCTGGCCTCGCTGGGGCGGCACACCGCGATGGCCCTCGGTGTCGCGGTCGGGGTCGCCGTGGTCAGCGAGATCGGCATACGGACCGTGATGGCGATCATCGGCACCCCGTTCGGTGACCGGTACGTCCTCTCCTCCTACGCGCTGGCCTGGTTCGAGAAGGAGTGGAAGCTCTTCGACTACAACGCCTGCAACTTCCAGCAGGGGGAGTGCACTCCGGGGGAACTCGTCCTCACCTGGCAGGACTCGGGACTGGTCTTCGGCGTCGGTACGGCGATCGTGCTCGCCGCCGCGATCTGGGCGATGCGCAGCCGCGACGTCACCTGA
- a CDS encoding acyltransferase family protein, giving the protein MNSTPSLYQERVRPDASQPHDEAAEQVGSDSARPARRATRTRSNDRLHVLDLLRFGAAMLVVGYHLLTPAKVWGTDTEALFTHPIRQFFHYGWIGVEFFFVISGFVICMSGWGRTLSEFFISRVTRLMPMYVMAVLLTSAVVVLGPAPENNLTVPGVLANLTMIQGLLGFPSVDTVYWTLIVELKFYLLFAIVVWFGVTYRRVLLFCAAWTIGGVFAEASETRLLQIIFEPMYTSYFVVGMTLYLMHRFGPSLLLWSTLGMSAILCSVSLVRRVDGKVTHYSVAFLLLMAFLLVMTGVALGWFSWIRWRGMVTIGLLTYPVYLLHQRIGQQVIHGLRDGGIPPWLLLGGVVVGVSLVAATLTIAYERPVSRLLRDRLRANFADVRLRSAGVEANPDERRRPVGPTRPGDTP; this is encoded by the coding sequence TTGAACAGCACGCCCAGCCTGTACCAGGAACGTGTGCGTCCGGACGCGTCCCAGCCGCACGACGAGGCCGCCGAGCAGGTGGGATCCGACTCCGCCCGCCCGGCACGTCGCGCCACGCGTACCCGCTCGAACGACCGCCTCCACGTGCTCGACCTGCTCCGCTTCGGGGCGGCCATGCTGGTGGTCGGCTACCACCTGCTGACCCCGGCGAAGGTGTGGGGTACGGACACCGAGGCCCTCTTCACCCACCCGATCCGCCAGTTCTTCCACTACGGCTGGATCGGCGTGGAGTTCTTCTTCGTCATCAGCGGCTTTGTCATCTGCATGAGCGGCTGGGGCCGTACGCTCTCCGAGTTCTTCATCTCCCGGGTCACCCGGCTGATGCCCATGTACGTCATGGCCGTGCTCCTGACCTCGGCCGTCGTCGTCCTCGGGCCGGCCCCCGAGAACAACCTCACGGTGCCCGGGGTGCTGGCGAACCTCACCATGATCCAGGGGCTGCTGGGCTTCCCGAGTGTCGACACGGTCTACTGGACCCTGATCGTGGAACTCAAGTTCTATCTGCTCTTCGCGATCGTGGTCTGGTTCGGCGTGACGTACCGGCGGGTGCTGCTCTTCTGCGCGGCCTGGACGATCGGCGGGGTGTTCGCCGAGGCCAGCGAGACCCGACTGCTCCAGATCATCTTCGAGCCGATGTACACCTCGTACTTCGTGGTGGGCATGACGCTCTATCTGATGCACCGCTTCGGCCCGAGTCTCCTGCTCTGGTCGACGCTCGGCATGTCCGCCATCCTCTGCTCCGTCTCGCTGGTCAGGCGGGTGGACGGCAAGGTCACCCACTACTCGGTGGCGTTCCTGCTCCTGATGGCGTTCCTTCTGGTCATGACCGGGGTCGCGCTCGGCTGGTTCTCGTGGATCCGCTGGCGGGGAATGGTCACGATCGGCCTGCTCACCTACCCGGTCTACCTCCTCCACCAGCGGATCGGGCAGCAGGTCATCCACGGGCTCCGGGACGGCGGCATCCCGCCCTGGCTGCTGCTCGGCGGCGTCGTGGTCGGCGTGTCGCTCGTCGCGGCGACGCTGACCATCGCCTATGAGCGACCGGTCAGCCGGCTGCTGCGCGACCGGCTGAGAGCCAACTTCGCCGACGTACGACTGCGCTCTGCCGGGGTCGAGGCGAACCCCGACGAGCGGCGGCGTCCGGTCGGGCCGACGCGACCCGGGGACACGCCCTAG
- a CDS encoding roadblock/LC7 domain-containing protein yields MTSPFIRDSIEREQPGTATAELSQEARTFNWLLDSFTTNTAGVVEAIAVSSDGLLMAMSAIKDRSNAERLAAVVSGMTSLAGGAANWYSLGGLNRVIVDMTDGYLLVSSISSGSVLGVVADRSANLGTVAYEMTLFAGRAGSALTPRLIVELKNSVQS; encoded by the coding sequence ATGACCAGCCCCTTCATTCGCGACAGCATCGAACGTGAGCAGCCCGGCACGGCTACCGCGGAACTCAGCCAGGAGGCCCGCACCTTCAACTGGCTGCTGGACTCGTTCACCACAAACACCGCCGGCGTGGTCGAGGCGATCGCGGTCTCGTCCGACGGACTGCTGATGGCGATGTCGGCGATCAAGGACCGGTCCAACGCGGAACGACTCGCCGCGGTGGTCTCTGGCATGACCAGCCTGGCCGGCGGAGCCGCCAACTGGTACTCGCTCGGCGGCCTGAACCGGGTGATCGTGGACATGACCGACGGCTACCTGCTGGTGAGTTCGATCAGCAGCGGCTCCGTACTCGGCGTGGTGGCCGACCGCTCGGCCAACCTGGGCACCGTCGCGTACGAGATGACGCTCTTCGCGGGCCGGGCGGGCAGTGCGCTCACGCCCCGGCTCATCGTCGAGTTGAAGAACTCCGTTCAGTCGTGA
- a CDS encoding ATP-binding cassette domain-containing protein, with product MTAVLEIEGLRKTYRSRRRGVRHALDGFDMLVEQGQVHGFLGPNGSGKTTTLRTLLGLIKPNGGRMALLGREVPAALPEVAGAVGAIVESPQFFPHFTAQDTLSLLAGAGGVPQQRVAEVLELVGLRDRAGDRVKSYSLGMKQRLAVASALLKNPRLLILDEPANGLDPGGIREMRALMRNLAESGMTVVLSSHILGEVQLICDSVTIISLGRRVAAGPVAQVLAQHAGNGLRVRLEAATDLPLAAEALSRAGAEITTNDDHLMVYGVEQPAWVSRTLAAQNLYVSELAPVTADLESVFLDLTATAPVPGQHRQVDESALVGGSDPQANGSGGTPGSWGA from the coding sequence TTGACGGCCGTACTGGAGATCGAAGGTCTACGAAAGACCTACCGGAGTAGACGCCGAGGCGTACGGCACGCCCTCGACGGTTTCGACATGCTGGTCGAGCAGGGGCAGGTGCACGGCTTCCTCGGCCCCAACGGCTCGGGCAAGACCACCACCCTGCGTACGCTGCTCGGCCTGATCAAGCCCAACGGCGGCCGGATGGCGCTCCTCGGCCGTGAGGTGCCGGCCGCCCTGCCCGAGGTCGCCGGTGCCGTCGGCGCGATCGTGGAGAGCCCACAGTTCTTCCCCCACTTCACCGCCCAGGACACCCTCTCCCTGCTGGCCGGCGCCGGCGGGGTGCCCCAGCAGCGGGTCGCCGAGGTACTCGAACTCGTCGGCCTGCGGGACCGGGCCGGGGACCGGGTCAAGTCGTACTCGCTCGGCATGAAACAGCGGCTCGCGGTCGCCTCCGCGCTGCTCAAGAATCCGCGACTGCTGATCCTGGACGAGCCGGCGAACGGCCTCGATCCCGGCGGCATCCGGGAGATGCGGGCGCTGATGCGCAACCTGGCCGAGTCCGGCATGACCGTGGTCCTCTCCAGCCACATCCTCGGCGAGGTCCAGCTCATCTGTGACTCGGTCACCATCATCTCGCTCGGCCGGCGGGTCGCCGCCGGACCGGTCGCCCAGGTCCTCGCCCAGCACGCCGGCAACGGCCTGCGGGTACGCCTGGAGGCCGCCACCGACCTGCCGCTTGCCGCCGAGGCGCTGAGCCGGGCCGGTGCCGAGATCACCACCAACGACGACCACCTGATGGTGTACGGCGTCGAGCAGCCGGCCTGGGTCAGCCGCACCCTCGCCGCCCAGAACCTGTACGTGAGCGAACTGGCTCCGGTCACCGCCGACCTGGAGAGTGTCTTCCTGGACCTGACCGCCACCGCACCGGTGCCGGGCCAACACCGCCAGGTCGACGAGTCCGCCCTGGTCGGCGGCTCCGACCCGCAGGCGAACGGATCCGGCGGCACACCGGGGAGCTGGGGAGCATGA
- a CDS encoding DeoR/GlpR family DNA-binding transcription regulator, with translation MDRYARWNALLELLTESGRVSVEDAAARLDVSQATIRRDFDQLAQQQMINRTRGGAVANGVSYDLPLRYKTAKHSAEKQRIGTAAAALVAPGMVVGLNGGTTTTEVARALAVRPDLNTSADGAQLTVVTNALNIANELLVRSRMKVVVAGGVVRPQSFELVGPLGGALLREVTLDVALLGVDAIDVQLGAAAHHEGEASMNNLMVARAKRVVIIADSSKLGGHAFARICPVERVETLVTDSGADPAIVDGFRQAGVHVITA, from the coding sequence GTGGACCGGTACGCGAGATGGAACGCCCTGCTTGAGCTGCTGACCGAGAGCGGCCGGGTCAGTGTGGAGGATGCCGCCGCGCGGCTGGACGTCTCGCAGGCCACCATCCGCCGCGACTTCGACCAACTCGCCCAGCAGCAGATGATCAACCGGACCCGGGGTGGCGCGGTCGCCAACGGGGTCTCGTACGACCTGCCGTTGCGGTACAAGACGGCGAAGCACTCGGCCGAGAAGCAGCGGATCGGTACCGCCGCCGCCGCGCTGGTCGCGCCCGGCATGGTGGTCGGCCTCAACGGCGGCACCACGACCACCGAGGTCGCCCGCGCGCTCGCCGTCCGACCGGACCTCAACACCAGTGCGGACGGTGCACAGTTGACCGTGGTCACCAACGCGCTGAACATCGCCAACGAACTGCTGGTCCGCTCCCGGATGAAGGTGGTGGTGGCCGGTGGTGTGGTCCGGCCGCAGTCGTTCGAGCTGGTCGGACCGCTCGGCGGGGCGTTGTTGCGCGAGGTGACCCTGGATGTGGCGTTGCTCGGGGTGGACGCGATCGACGTACAGCTCGGCGCGGCAGCCCACCACGAGGGCGAGGCGTCGATGAACAATCTGATGGTGGCTCGCGCCAAGCGCGTGGTGATCATCGCGGATTCGTCCAAGCTGGGTGGTCACGCCTTCGCCCGGATCTGCCCGGTGGAACGGGTGGAAACACTGGTAACCGACTCCGGGGCCGATCCGGCGATCGTCGACGGGTTCCGGCAGGCCGGGGTGCACGTCATCACCGCCTGA
- a CDS encoding GTP-binding protein, protein MDFVRSPDWPTSPTASSPVNSAPSRYGGPTSHGGGPGGNGGPAGYAGPATPARHARPTVTTDYGEPAGAGGAAPSRPKAAPIPVKILIAGGFGVGKTTTVGAISEIAPLTTEAEMTAAGIGVDDPGTRSEKTTTTVAMDFGCVTIDRSLKLYLFGTPGQSRFGFMWDDLARGALGALVVVDSARLDDCYPAIDFFERAKLPFVVAVNAFDGQLAHDLDSIRWALAIGEHVPLVRFDARDRLSVRDALLVVLDRALDRAIRERET, encoded by the coding sequence ATGGACTTCGTGCGATCTCCTGACTGGCCGACCAGCCCGACGGCCAGTTCCCCCGTGAACAGCGCGCCCAGTCGGTACGGCGGGCCGACCAGTCACGGCGGCGGGCCGGGCGGCAACGGCGGCCCCGCCGGGTACGCCGGCCCCGCCACCCCGGCCCGGCACGCGCGGCCGACCGTCACCACCGATTACGGCGAACCGGCCGGTGCCGGCGGAGCCGCCCCCAGTCGTCCGAAGGCCGCACCGATCCCGGTGAAGATCCTTATCGCCGGTGGCTTCGGCGTGGGGAAGACCACCACGGTCGGCGCCATCTCGGAGATCGCGCCGCTGACCACCGAGGCGGAGATGACCGCCGCGGGGATCGGGGTGGACGATCCGGGTACCCGCTCGGAGAAGACCACGACGACGGTGGCGATGGACTTCGGCTGCGTCACGATCGACCGCAGTCTGAAGCTCTACCTGTTCGGCACACCGGGGCAGTCCCGGTTCGGTTTCATGTGGGATGACCTGGCCAGGGGGGCGCTCGGGGCACTTGTCGTCGTCGACAGTGCCCGGCTCGACGACTGCTACCCTGCGATCGACTTCTTCGAGCGCGCGAAGCTACCCTTCGTTGTCGCGGTCAACGCGTTCGACGGGCAACTGGCCCACGATCTGGATTCGATCCGTTGGGCCCTGGCAATCGGCGAGCACGTACCGTTGGTGCGGTTCGACGCCCGCGACCGATTGTCGGTACGCGACGCCCTGTTGGTCGTCCTGGACCGCGCACTCGATCGAGCGATCCGGGAGCGGGAGACGTGA
- a CDS encoding DUF742 domain-containing protein: MTRPAAGAGREPEPAIRIRPYLQAASVPGVGDPEIDSTDPEALSGVAPQGLRPFVLTAGRVDSVDPAICLETQVTARPDGPSWTSPPLGRLAPELQDIVTLCAEPMSVAEISARLRLHLGVTKILVGDLRATGHLDVHTYDIEDAHDPDLILRVIDGLRAIS; encoded by the coding sequence GTGACCCGGCCCGCGGCCGGCGCCGGGCGGGAGCCCGAGCCGGCCATCCGGATCCGCCCCTACCTCCAGGCGGCGTCGGTGCCGGGCGTCGGTGATCCGGAGATCGACAGCACCGACCCGGAGGCGTTGTCGGGCGTGGCCCCGCAGGGTCTGCGACCGTTCGTGCTCACCGCCGGCCGGGTGGACAGTGTCGACCCGGCGATCTGCCTGGAGACGCAGGTGACGGCCCGACCGGACGGGCCGTCCTGGACCAGCCCGCCACTGGGGCGCCTGGCACCGGAACTACAGGACATCGTCACGCTCTGCGCCGAACCGATGTCGGTGGCGGAGATCTCCGCTCGACTGCGGTTGCATCTCGGCGTCACCAAGATCTTGGTCGGTGACCTCCGGGCCACCGGTCACCTCGATGTGCACACCTATGACATCGAGGATGCCCACGACCCCGACCTCATTCTGCGAGTGATCGATGGACTTCGTGCGATCTCCTGA
- a CDS encoding AAA family ATPase: MAEPDLILTANLRSATLDARRGIVRLHPSVLAALGLHPGDPVRLTGRRTTAGIVARAEAGAGRDLLHADDLLLGNLGVRAGDPVTVAPAPVVAAHRVVLDGPPEVAAVVSPELLRLALLGKLVTVGDDVSLLPQDVLPDVAVRALVEAARRSLANSMGYAWTSTLLTVAAAEPAATVLVTMDTVVGWPDRTGSTGVTRRDAGAGGVATAISAARVGATVESPGVAASSGAAGSTAAAEPVPNLEDLPGLRDQAQALTELLDLGFHHGEVLGRLGTTISLGVLVTGPAGSGKSALVRAVAGEVGARVEAVWAPELAALTNDAAARRLEAVTTSVRSRGPAVLLVSDVEALAPRDQPGPLATVFRQLLTETVRSGAAVVCTSSRPEAVDPSLRAPDLLSLELVVPLPDAALRREQLTVLTRKMPLAEDVRLDEVAARTPGFVAADLAALAREAGVRAALRQRTEPSPLVAMADFAAALEVVRPTSMSSSTLRLATVTLDDVGDMTEVKQTLTESVLWPLTYPDTFARLGVQPPRGVLLYGPPGCGKTFLVTALAGSGRANVLSVKGAELLSKWVGESERAVRELFRRARDAAPTLIFLDEVDALAPTRGQATDGGTTDRVVAALLTELDGVETLRNVIVVGATNRPDLVDPALLRPGRLERLVYVPPPDASGRADILRAVAKPVPLAPDVDLAALAESLHGFSAADCAALVREAALAAMRESLAAATVTAAHVATARQRVRPSLDPAQVAWLAAYAANREGGAAVQGSGAVDR; this comes from the coding sequence GTGGCCGAGCCCGATCTCATCCTCACCGCGAACCTGCGTTCGGCGACCCTGGACGCGCGTCGGGGGATCGTACGGCTGCACCCGAGCGTGCTCGCCGCCCTGGGCCTGCACCCCGGCGACCCGGTCCGGCTGACCGGTCGCCGGACCACCGCGGGCATCGTGGCCCGCGCCGAAGCGGGCGCCGGGCGGGACCTGCTGCACGCCGACGATCTGCTGCTCGGCAACCTCGGGGTGCGCGCCGGTGATCCGGTGACGGTCGCGCCAGCCCCCGTGGTCGCCGCCCACCGGGTCGTCCTGGACGGCCCGCCGGAGGTCGCGGCGGTCGTGTCGCCGGAGCTGCTCCGGCTCGCCCTGCTCGGCAAACTGGTCACGGTCGGCGACGACGTGTCCCTGTTACCGCAGGACGTGCTCCCCGACGTCGCGGTCCGCGCGTTGGTCGAGGCCGCCCGGCGCAGCCTGGCGAACAGCATGGGGTACGCCTGGACGAGCACCCTGTTGACGGTCGCCGCCGCCGAGCCGGCTGCCACCGTACTGGTCACCATGGACACGGTGGTCGGCTGGCCGGACCGTACCGGCTCGACCGGGGTGACCCGCCGTGACGCCGGTGCCGGTGGGGTGGCGACGGCCATCTCCGCCGCGCGGGTGGGCGCAACGGTCGAGTCGCCCGGTGTGGCGGCGTCGTCCGGGGCGGCCGGGTCGACGGCGGCAGCGGAACCGGTGCCGAACCTGGAGGACCTGCCCGGCCTGCGGGACCAGGCGCAGGCACTGACCGAACTGCTCGACCTCGGCTTCCACCACGGCGAGGTGCTGGGCCGGCTCGGCACCACGATCTCGCTCGGCGTACTCGTCACCGGTCCGGCCGGGTCGGGCAAGTCGGCTCTGGTCCGGGCGGTCGCCGGGGAGGTCGGGGCCCGGGTCGAGGCGGTCTGGGCGCCGGAGTTGGCCGCGCTCACCAACGATGCGGCGGCGCGCCGGCTGGAGGCGGTCACCACCTCGGTACGGAGCCGGGGACCGGCGGTGCTCCTCGTCTCCGACGTCGAGGCACTCGCCCCCCGAGACCAGCCGGGCCCGTTGGCGACGGTGTTCCGGCAGTTGCTCACCGAGACCGTCCGCTCCGGGGCGGCGGTGGTCTGTACGAGCAGCCGTCCGGAGGCGGTCGACCCGTCCCTGCGCGCCCCGGACCTGCTCTCCCTCGAACTGGTCGTACCGCTGCCGGACGCCGCGCTGCGGCGTGAGCAGTTGACCGTACTGACCCGGAAGATGCCGCTCGCCGAGGACGTACGGCTGGACGAGGTCGCCGCCCGTACGCCCGGGTTCGTCGCCGCCGACCTGGCCGCACTGGCCCGCGAGGCCGGGGTGCGGGCGGCGCTGCGCCAGCGCACCGAGCCGTCGCCGCTGGTCGCGATGGCCGACTTCGCCGCCGCACTGGAGGTGGTCCGTCCGACGTCGATGTCGTCGTCGACGCTACGGCTGGCCACGGTGACCCTGGACGACGTCGGGGACATGACGGAGGTGAAGCAGACCCTGACCGAGTCGGTGCTCTGGCCGCTCACCTACCCGGACACCTTCGCCCGGCTCGGTGTGCAACCGCCTCGTGGGGTGCTGTTGTACGGCCCGCCGGGCTGCGGCAAGACCTTCCTGGTCACCGCGCTCGCCGGCTCGGGGCGGGCGAACGTGCTCTCGGTCAAGGGCGCGGAACTGCTCTCCAAGTGGGTCGGTGAGAGCGAGCGGGCGGTACGCGAACTCTTCCGCCGGGCCCGGGACGCCGCACCCACCCTGATCTTCCTGGACGAGGTGGACGCCCTCGCCCCGACCCGGGGGCAGGCCACCGACGGGGGCACCACGGACCGGGTCGTGGCGGCCCTGCTCACCGAGTTGGACGGGGTGGAGACGTTGCGCAACGTGATCGTGGTCGGCGCGACCAACCGGCCCGACCTGGTCGATCCGGCGCTGCTGCGCCCGGGTCGGTTGGAGCGGCTGGTCTACGTTCCGCCGCCGGACGCGTCGGGGCGGGCCGACATCCTCCGTGCGGTGGCGAAGCCGGTGCCGCTGGCGCCGGACGTGGACCTGGCGGCACTGGCGGAGTCGTTGCACGGTTTCTCGGCCGCCGACTGTGCGGCACTGGTCCGCGAGGCGGCGCTGGCCGCGATGCGTGAGTCACTGGCGGCGGCCACGGTCACCGCCGCCCACGTTGCCACCGCCCGGCAGCGGGTGCGGCCGTCGCTCGACCCGGCCCAGGTCGCCTGGTTGGCCGCGTACGCCGCGAACCGGGAGGGCGGCGCGGCCGTCCAGGGCAGCGGGGCCGTCGACCGCTAG
- a CDS encoding GNAT family N-acetyltransferase: MSSNVRLTPLDEKTLEPLLSVAVAEAEPDDVMPPVDAPAGWSHARREAFREFHRARFDGLNGATRTAMFAIMVGDDVVGMIRMTCDDQPTAMETGMWLGKSARGQGLAATALRLLLAEAVGAGARLVTAETTVDNTPAVSVLRRAGAELKRDGDVVRAQIRLG; the protein is encoded by the coding sequence GTGAGCAGCAACGTACGACTGACCCCGCTCGACGAAAAGACCCTGGAGCCGTTGCTGTCCGTAGCCGTCGCCGAGGCAGAGCCGGACGACGTGATGCCGCCGGTCGACGCCCCGGCAGGCTGGTCACACGCGCGCCGGGAGGCATTCCGTGAGTTCCACCGGGCGAGGTTCGACGGCCTGAACGGTGCGACCCGTACCGCCATGTTCGCGATCATGGTCGGCGACGACGTGGTCGGCATGATCCGGATGACCTGTGACGACCAGCCGACCGCCATGGAAACCGGGATGTGGCTCGGCAAGTCCGCCCGGGGGCAGGGCCTCGCCGCCACCGCGCTCCGCCTGCTGCTCGCCGAGGCGGTCGGAGCCGGCGCCCGCCTCGTGACCGCCGAAACCACCGTCGACAACACCCCCGCCGTGAGTGTGCTCCGCCGGGCCGGCGCCGAACTCAAGCGCGACGGCGACGTCGTACGGGCCCAGATCCGTCTCGGCTGA
- a CDS encoding SIS domain-containing protein, translating to MAYVDAEITSQPDCWLQAAALADPSAEALPRPGERVAVIGCGTSWFIGMAYAGLRERAGHGETDAFQASEFPTGRHYDRIIAITRSGTTTEVLDLLAAVRGRTATTVIVGDPDSPAVGLADADVRLPFADERSVVQTRFATSALALLRAHLGENLTALAADAEVAVRAPLPVDPGLIEQATFLGRGWTIGLAQEAALKCREAATFWSEAYPAMDYRHGPVAIAGPGRMVWAFGEIPDGLAEEIACTGAAFVHSRTNGTHTVLGDWAAGRTPLDPMADLILAQRFAVALATSRGLDPDAPRNLTRSVVLA from the coding sequence ATGGCGTACGTCGACGCGGAAATCACCAGCCAACCCGACTGTTGGCTGCAGGCAGCCGCACTCGCCGACCCGTCGGCCGAGGCACTGCCCCGACCCGGTGAGCGGGTGGCCGTGATCGGCTGCGGTACCTCCTGGTTCATCGGCATGGCCTACGCCGGCCTGCGCGAACGCGCCGGCCACGGCGAAACCGACGCGTTCCAGGCGTCCGAGTTCCCGACCGGGCGACACTACGACCGGATCATCGCGATCACCCGGTCCGGCACCACCACCGAGGTCCTCGACCTGCTCGCCGCCGTACGGGGCCGGACCGCGACCACGGTCATCGTCGGCGACCCGGACTCACCCGCGGTCGGCCTCGCCGACGCCGACGTACGACTCCCCTTCGCCGACGAACGCTCGGTGGTGCAGACCCGCTTCGCCACCAGCGCCCTGGCGCTGCTCCGCGCCCACCTCGGCGAGAACCTCACCGCACTGGCCGCCGACGCGGAAGTCGCCGTACGGGCCCCGCTCCCGGTCGACCCGGGCCTGATCGAACAGGCCACCTTCCTCGGCCGGGGCTGGACCATCGGGCTCGCCCAGGAGGCCGCGCTGAAGTGCCGGGAGGCGGCCACCTTCTGGTCCGAGGCGTACCCGGCGATGGACTACCGGCACGGCCCGGTCGCGATCGCCGGCCCCGGACGGATGGTCTGGGCGTTCGGCGAGATCCCGGACGGGCTGGCCGAGGAGATCGCCTGCACCGGCGCCGCCTTCGTGCACAGCCGCACCAACGGCACCCACACCGTGCTCGGCGACTGGGCCGCCGGGCGTACCCCGCTCGACCCGATGGCCGACCTCATCCTGGCCCAGCGCTTCGCGGTGGCCCTGGCCACCAGCCGTGGCCTCGACCCGGACGCGCCACGAAACCTGACCCGCTCCGTGGTGCTCGCGTGA
- a CDS encoding DUF3263 domain-containing protein, with translation MKPGADAPATDDDGHAEQLAPPVVPGQRIGPEHRTEPDQAGSGAADPDQTGPAPEESAGTGLSVREQEILAFEQRWWKHAGAKEQAIRDTFDLSATRYYQLLNGLLDNPAALAAEPLLVGRLRRLRAARSRSRRR, from the coding sequence ATGAAGCCGGGTGCCGACGCTCCAGCCACCGACGACGACGGCCACGCCGAACAGCTCGCACCGCCGGTCGTACCGGGGCAGCGGATCGGTCCGGAACATCGGACCGAGCCCGATCAGGCCGGTTCCGGGGCGGCGGATCCGGATCAGACCGGACCGGCCCCGGAGGAGTCCGCAGGGACCGGGCTCTCCGTGCGGGAGCAGGAGATTCTCGCCTTCGAGCAGCGCTGGTGGAAGCATGCCGGGGCCAAGGAGCAGGCGATCCGGGACACCTTCGACCTCTCGGCCACCCGCTACTACCAGCTCCTCAACGGACTGCTCGACAACCCGGCCGCACTGGCCGCCGAACCGTTGCTGGTCGGCAGATTACGCCGGCTCCGAGCGGCCAGGTCCCGTTCCCGCCGCCGTTGA